CCGTGACCGTGACTTAATCGGGAAAATTCACGAGTTTTTAGGGCTGACCGTTGGCTTAAATTTGCCGCAAATGTCACTAGAGGAGAAAAAAGCGGCATATAATGCCGATATTACGTATGGGGTCGGTAACGAGTTTGGCTTCGACTATTTGCGCGATCATATGGTTTATAGCG
The window above is part of the Thermoleophilia bacterium genome. Proteins encoded here:
- the secA2 gene encoding accessory Sec system translocase SecA2 (functions in protein export; can interact with acidic membrane phospholipids and the SecYEG protein complex; binds to preproteins; binds to ATP and undergoes a conformational change to promote membrane insertion of SecA/bound preprotein; ATP hydrolysis appears to drive release of the preprotein from SecA and deinsertion of SecA from the membrane; additional proteins SecD/F/YajC aid SecA recycling; exists in an equilibrium between monomers and dimers; may possibly form higher order oligomers; in some organisms, especially gram positive pathogens, have paralogs that have been found to be nonessential but do function in secretion of a subset of exported proteins), with amino-acid sequence RDRDLIGKIHEFLGLTVGLNLPQMSLEEKKAAYNADITYGVGNEFGFDYLRDHMVYSVADRVQRPFHYAIIDEVDSVLIDEAKTPLIIAG